One region of Mucilaginibacter sp. 14171R-50 genomic DNA includes:
- a CDS encoding pirin family protein: protein MKTVFHPANERGHNDIGWLKANFSFSFGPYHNPDKVHFGALRVLNDDTIAQGMGFGSHPHDNMEITTIVLEGAVEHKDSMGNKGIIKPGDVQVMSAGTGVVHSEYNPSQTEPAKALQIWVFPKLRNIQPRYDQKNFSDVMVQNQFTTMISPVKSEETLWLNQDTTFSQGKFDAGQKVDYTMKTAGNGVYVFLIDGNATIAGSVLNKRDAIGVYDTNTFTIETNSESRILIIEVPML, encoded by the coding sequence ATGAAAACAGTATTTCATCCCGCAAACGAAAGAGGCCACAATGATATTGGCTGGTTAAAGGCAAATTTTTCATTCAGTTTTGGCCCTTACCATAACCCAGACAAAGTTCACTTTGGTGCGCTTAGGGTATTAAATGATGATACCATTGCCCAGGGGATGGGCTTTGGAAGCCACCCGCACGACAATATGGAAATAACTACTATAGTGTTGGAAGGCGCGGTTGAGCATAAAGACAGCATGGGTAACAAGGGTATTATAAAACCGGGCGATGTCCAGGTAATGTCAGCCGGCACAGGAGTGGTGCATTCAGAATATAATCCATCGCAAACCGAGCCTGCTAAAGCTTTGCAGATATGGGTATTCCCGAAATTGCGCAATATACAACCCCGTTACGACCAAAAGAACTTTAGCGATGTAATGGTTCAGAACCAGTTTACCACGATGATATCGCCTGTAAAAAGCGAGGAAACGCTTTGGTTGAACCAGGATACTACGTTCTCGCAAGGGAAGTTCGATGCGGGACAAAAGGTGGATTATACGATGAAAACAGCCGGGAACGGCGTATATGTATTCTTGATTGACGGTAACGCTACAATTGCCGGTAGTGTTTTAAACAAAAGAGATGCTATTGGTGTTTATGACACAAATACTTTCACAATAGAAACAAATAGTGAAAGCCGGATTTTGATCATAGAAGTACCGATGCTGTAA
- a CDS encoding ABC-F family ATP-binding cassette domain-containing protein has protein sequence MSTYISAENLGHSFHDNWLFKNLTIGINRGRRVALVGINGAGKSTLLKILSGSLKPTEGNVAQSKDLNVGYLEQDPHFKGAVTISDYIFHADNIQQQLIRRYEELLENDPENMREMDKVMEAMSEIDAWEYEYKIKTILGRLDIHHLNQHISTLSGGQKKRLALAKLLIEDPEIYILDEPTNHLDIDTIEWLEKLLTEGSKTILMVTHDRYFLDNVCNEILEIDRGKIIPYVGNYGYFLEKKAEREAVDEATFQKNANLLRKELEWMRRQPKARGTKSKSRIDAFYDLESKTKNNGPKQNVELSVKTARQGNKIMEMHHISKGFNGTTYIEDFSYVFKKGDRIGLAGKNGSGKSTLLNLITGGLPPDSGEIVKGETTVIGYFNQAGLSFKEDERVIDIVKNVAEFITMADGKLISASALLTLFLFPPAKQYGMVSKLSGGEKKRLHLMSILIKNPNFLILDEPTNDLDIDTLNVLEEFLTNFPGILIMVSHDRYLLDKLTDQLFIMEGQGKVLIYNGNYTSYRLELEETKQQNKKTSAPAVVASPEPAQKVKLSFKEEKEFEGLEKEIEDIEAKLKETADALNIINIDPKELSKLTDKIAYLNKQLDSKTARWMELGELKGA, from the coding sequence GTGAGCACTTATATATCGGCCGAAAATTTAGGCCACTCTTTTCATGATAACTGGTTATTTAAAAACCTTACCATCGGTATAAACAGGGGCCGAAGGGTTGCGCTTGTGGGCATTAACGGTGCAGGCAAGTCTACCCTGTTAAAGATCCTCTCAGGTTCGTTAAAACCAACCGAGGGTAATGTTGCGCAAAGTAAAGACCTTAATGTTGGCTACCTGGAGCAGGACCCGCATTTTAAAGGTGCGGTAACCATAAGCGATTACATTTTTCACGCCGATAATATACAGCAACAGCTGATACGCCGGTACGAGGAGTTGTTAGAAAACGACCCCGAAAACATGAGGGAAATGGATAAGGTGATGGAAGCGATGAGCGAGATAGATGCCTGGGAATATGAATATAAAATTAAGACTATTTTAGGCCGGCTTGATATACATCACCTTAATCAGCACATTAGCACGCTTTCAGGCGGTCAGAAGAAACGTTTGGCTTTAGCTAAGCTATTAATTGAGGACCCGGAGATCTACATTTTAGATGAGCCTACCAATCACCTTGATATTGATACTATTGAGTGGCTGGAAAAACTATTGACAGAAGGCAGCAAGACCATTTTGATGGTTACGCACGACAGGTATTTCCTGGATAACGTTTGTAACGAGATACTGGAGATAGACCGTGGCAAGATCATCCCCTATGTAGGCAACTACGGCTATTTTTTGGAAAAGAAAGCCGAACGCGAAGCAGTGGACGAAGCTACGTTTCAAAAAAACGCCAATTTGTTACGCAAAGAGCTGGAGTGGATGCGCAGGCAGCCTAAAGCACGGGGCACCAAATCAAAATCAAGGATAGATGCTTTTTATGACCTGGAATCGAAGACGAAGAACAACGGACCTAAGCAAAATGTTGAACTGAGTGTAAAAACAGCGCGCCAGGGCAATAAGATAATGGAAATGCACCATATCAGTAAAGGCTTCAATGGCACCACTTATATAGAAGATTTTAGTTACGTATTTAAAAAGGGCGATCGCATAGGTTTAGCCGGTAAAAATGGAAGCGGCAAGTCGACCCTATTGAACCTGATCACTGGCGGTTTACCGCCGGATAGCGGGGAGATCGTAAAGGGAGAAACAACTGTTATCGGATATTTTAACCAGGCCGGTTTAAGTTTTAAAGAGGATGAACGCGTAATTGATATCGTAAAAAATGTAGCTGAATTTATTACGATGGCCGATGGCAAGCTAATATCAGCTTCGGCGTTGCTAACCTTGTTCCTGTTCCCTCCTGCCAAGCAGTACGGCATGGTTTCAAAATTAAGCGGTGGTGAAAAGAAACGGCTGCACTTGATGAGCATCCTGATCAAAAACCCAAATTTTCTGATACTGGATGAGCCAACTAATGATCTTGACATTGATACCTTAAATGTGCTGGAAGAGTTTTTGACAAATTTCCCTGGGATTTTGATCATGGTATCGCACGATAGGTATTTACTTGATAAGTTAACCGATCAGTTATTTATTATGGAAGGCCAGGGAAAGGTTTTAATTTATAACGGTAATTATACTTCGTACCGGTTAGAACTTGAGGAAACCAAGCAACAAAACAAGAAAACCAGTGCCCCCGCTGTGGTTGCATCACCCGAGCCGGCACAAAAAGTCAAGTTGAGTTTTAAAGAAGAAAAAGAATTTGAGGGACTTGAAAAAGAGATAGAAGACATTGAAGCGAAATTGAAAGAAACGGCCGATGCATTAAATATAATAAATATCGACCCGAAGGAGTTAAGCAAGCTTACCGACAAGATCGCTTATTTAAATAAACAACTAGATAGCAAAACTGCCCGGTGGATGGAATTGGGAGAATTAAAAGGAGCTTGA
- a CDS encoding gamma carbonic anhydrase family protein, translating to MPVILPVKDQSPQWGTHCFIAENATIVGDVVMGNNCSVWFNAVIRGDVHYIRIGDNTNIQDGAVIHATYLKAPTNIGNNVSIGHNAIVHGCTLKDNVLIGMGAIVMDDAVVEDYVVVGAGSVVLERTICESGYLYAGTPAKKIKPLTDEQKALLNKLPQNYIMYSGWFMD from the coding sequence ATGCCAGTTATACTACCTGTAAAAGATCAATCGCCTCAGTGGGGTACCCACTGTTTTATTGCCGAGAACGCCACCATTGTTGGTGATGTAGTAATGGGTAATAACTGCTCAGTATGGTTTAACGCGGTTATCAGGGGTGATGTGCATTATATCAGAATAGGAGACAATACGAATATCCAGGATGGAGCGGTTATACATGCTACATATTTGAAAGCGCCAACTAACATCGGTAACAACGTATCTATTGGCCATAACGCCATTGTACACGGCTGTACGCTTAAGGATAATGTTTTAATAGGTATGGGCGCTATTGTTATGGATGATGCCGTGGTAGAAGATTATGTGGTTGTTGGGGCAGGATCTGTAGTTTTGGAGAGGACCATCTGCGAATCGGGATACCTGTATGCGGGCACGCCCGCTAAAAAAATAAAGCCTCTTACTGATGAGCAAAAGGCTTTATTGAACAAGTTACCTCAAAACTATATCATGTACTCGGGTTGGTTTATGGATTAG
- a CDS encoding NAD(P)H-binding protein encodes MAYKAIIAGASGLIGSNLLNILLAAPQYSEVLVLVRRQLPIQHKKLTQLVINFDELEKYHAAIAGHAVFCCLGTTKSQTPDERRYRQIDHDYPLLLAKFAQQNQVDQFHVVSAVGADKTSVFFYTKLKGELEDDLKRVGLNSLHIYQPSMLTGRRDKTRPAEKLIGGLFKIIDPLLLGRLKKYRSVNGATLAHAMYKKSLENAAGIFTYTSDKINKI; translated from the coding sequence ATGGCATATAAAGCAATTATAGCAGGCGCGAGCGGCCTTATTGGCAGTAATTTACTAAATATATTACTGGCGGCACCCCAGTATAGCGAAGTTTTAGTGCTGGTAAGGCGGCAACTGCCAATTCAGCATAAAAAGTTGACTCAATTGGTAATAAACTTTGACGAGTTAGAAAAGTATCACGCAGCAATAGCCGGCCACGCCGTGTTCTGTTGCCTGGGTACCACCAAAAGTCAAACTCCCGACGAAAGAAGATATCGGCAGATAGATCATGACTACCCCCTGCTGCTGGCTAAATTTGCACAGCAAAACCAGGTTGATCAGTTTCATGTGGTATCGGCTGTAGGGGCCGATAAAACGTCGGTGTTTTTTTACACAAAACTAAAAGGAGAGCTTGAAGACGACTTGAAGCGGGTGGGTTTAAATAGCCTTCATATTTACCAGCCTTCAATGTTAACAGGCCGCCGGGATAAAACCCGGCCGGCAGAAAAGCTGATAGGTGGCCTGTTTAAAATAATAGACCCGCTACTGCTTGGGCGATTAAAAAAATACCGCAGCGTCAACGGCGCTACGCTTGCCCATGCCATGTATAAAAAATCATTAGAAAACGCTGCGGGCATTTTTACATATACATCTGATAAAATAAATAAGATTTAG
- a CDS encoding Ig-like domain-containing domain: MLNPKSVIFSKNFIFILAVLTFVGCASIQKPMGGPRDLTPPKLLKATPENMTRNFTAKKIRLDFDEFFKLSNQYQEISISPAQEKPAEYNVDRKSLVIEFKDSLQKNTTYVINFGKAIQDVNESNVLTNFTYVFSTGPHIDSLSMSGTVINSTTQEKEKDATVMIFPVSQDSLIFGKKKPSIFTTTDSSGNFSLNNLHDGEYKIYALKEQSPNKIFDNDKELIGFSNKTINLSKDSANIKLSLFQQIPEKFRLTEKKFTNDGILSLIFNKRLDNPSLKIIYPPALDNQKIVDISKTKDTALVFMRNMEFDSLRVAIYDNNKPIDTIYQLKGLKEKFARNLTFKYNINRDNKLRPNADLRITANLPVETFDQGLIALTQDSVNITNFTVQKDTADARSVLLKYRFRPGSKYQLLLNESAFTDIYGDKNKRTGANFEGDKPENYSQLTLKITVPDTSKRYVVELLNEQKTVMRSDPVRGNTSVVYKNFLTGKYRVRVIYDANRNGRWDSGNVRLKAQPENIWLYEKEIILRPNWEAEEPVSIPREQANP; the protein is encoded by the coding sequence ATGTTAAATCCAAAATCGGTTATTTTCAGCAAAAATTTCATTTTCATACTGGCGGTGTTAACGTTTGTGGGTTGTGCAAGTATTCAAAAACCTATGGGTGGCCCACGCGACCTGACCCCTCCGAAATTATTAAAGGCCACTCCCGAAAATATGACCCGTAATTTTACGGCCAAAAAAATCCGTTTGGATTTTGATGAATTTTTTAAACTGAGCAATCAGTACCAGGAGATAAGCATTAGCCCCGCTCAGGAGAAACCGGCCGAGTATAACGTTGACAGAAAAAGCCTCGTTATAGAATTTAAAGATTCCCTCCAAAAAAACACAACCTACGTTATCAACTTTGGTAAAGCTATACAGGATGTAAATGAGAGTAATGTGCTCACCAACTTTACTTACGTTTTTTCAACAGGCCCTCACATCGATTCGTTAAGCATGTCGGGAACGGTTATAAACAGCACAACCCAGGAAAAGGAAAAGGATGCGACAGTAATGATATTCCCGGTAAGTCAGGATTCGTTGATATTTGGCAAAAAGAAACCAAGCATTTTTACAACAACCGATTCGTCCGGTAACTTTTCTTTGAATAACCTGCACGACGGCGAGTACAAAATTTACGCGCTAAAAGAACAAAGCCCCAATAAAATATTTGATAACGATAAAGAACTGATCGGCTTTTCAAACAAAACCATAAACCTTAGTAAAGACAGCGCTAACATAAAGCTATCATTGTTCCAGCAGATACCCGAAAAATTCCGGCTCACGGAAAAGAAGTTTACGAATGATGGTATACTTTCGCTAATATTTAATAAGCGCTTAGACAATCCTTCACTAAAAATAATTTATCCGCCGGCGCTTGATAATCAAAAGATAGTTGATATCAGCAAAACTAAAGATACCGCGCTGGTTTTTATGCGTAATATGGAGTTTGACTCGTTACGTGTGGCCATATATGATAATAATAAACCTATAGATACAATTTACCAGCTGAAAGGGCTTAAGGAAAAATTTGCACGTAACCTCACTTTTAAATATAACATAAACCGTGATAACAAATTAAGGCCTAACGCAGACCTGCGTATCACGGCTAATTTGCCTGTAGAAACCTTCGATCAGGGCCTTATAGCCTTAACACAAGATTCGGTTAACATAACCAACTTTACAGTTCAAAAAGATACCGCAGATGCACGCAGCGTTCTGTTAAAGTACCGTTTCAGACCCGGCAGCAAATATCAGCTGCTTTTAAATGAATCGGCATTTACCGACATCTACGGAGACAAAAATAAACGTACAGGGGCGAACTTTGAAGGCGATAAGCCGGAAAATTATAGCCAGCTTACCCTTAAAATAACGGTACCTGATACGAGTAAGCGCTATGTGGTAGAGCTGCTGAACGAGCAAAAGACCGTAATGCGCAGCGACCCTGTACGCGGTAATACTTCTGTTGTATATAAAAACTTTTTGACCGGTAAATACCGGGTAAGGGTGATATATGATGCCAACAGGAACGGCCGCTGGGATAGTGGGAATGTACGGTTAAAGGCCCAGCCCGAAAACATTTGGTTGTACGAAAAGGAAATAATTTTACGCCCAAACTGGGAAGCGGAAGAGCCTGTAAGTATCCCGAGGGAGCAGGCTAATCCATAA
- the mnmG gene encoding tRNA uridine-5-carboxymethylaminomethyl(34) synthesis enzyme MnmG, with product MFKKYNVIVVGAGHAGCEAAAAAANLGSSVLLITMNMGTIAQMSCNPAMGGVAKGQIVREIDALGGYSGIITDKTSLQFRMLNSSKGPAMWSPRAQSDRMRFAEEWRIALEKTPNVDFWQDTVTSLLVKGNTVVGVKTSIGIEIEADSVVLTNGTFLNGVIHIGEKKFGGGRTGEKAATGLTEQLLTLGFESGRMKTGTPPRVDGRSLNYSLMEEQWGDKERGRFSYTDVPLATNQRCCWITYTNSRVHETLKEGFERSPMFTGRIKGLGPRYCPSIEDKINRFAERDRHQIFVEPEGWNTVEIYVNGFSTSLPEDVQYKALTQIPGFETAKMFRPGYAIEYDFFPPTQLSLTLETKLISNLYFAGQINGTTGYEEAASQGFIAGINAHQKINDKHELILKRSESYIGVLIDDLVTKGTEEPYRMFTSRAEHRLLLRQDNADIRLSPLGHDLGLISDERLDKVNRKVKNSDEIVAYTKNKSINPAEVNGLLEENGTSPINQSAKLFNLLTRPQIGFNELKRVDASLQDKLSLYDKETIEQAEIKIKYESYFIKEMEIVDRMKKMEDREINPDFNYQQLVSLSKEAREKLMRIKPRTLGQASRISGVSPSDVSVLMVHVSR from the coding sequence ATGTTTAAAAAATATAATGTAATAGTTGTTGGCGCCGGGCACGCTGGCTGTGAAGCGGCTGCTGCTGCTGCAAATTTAGGTTCGTCTGTTTTGCTCATCACCATGAATATGGGGACAATAGCACAGATGAGCTGCAACCCTGCTATGGGTGGCGTTGCCAAGGGGCAAATTGTTAGAGAAATAGATGCGTTAGGAGGTTATTCAGGAATTATTACCGACAAGACCTCGCTACAATTCAGGATGCTGAATTCGAGCAAAGGCCCGGCTATGTGGAGCCCCCGTGCACAAAGCGACCGCATGCGTTTTGCAGAAGAATGGCGGATAGCCTTAGAGAAAACCCCCAATGTCGATTTCTGGCAGGATACCGTTACCTCCCTATTAGTTAAAGGCAATACCGTAGTTGGTGTAAAAACATCAATAGGTATAGAAATTGAGGCCGATTCTGTAGTGCTAACAAATGGCACATTCTTAAACGGCGTTATTCACATAGGTGAAAAGAAGTTTGGCGGTGGCCGTACGGGTGAAAAAGCCGCAACGGGCTTGACCGAGCAACTACTAACACTGGGCTTTGAATCGGGCAGGATGAAGACCGGTACCCCACCCCGCGTGGATGGCCGAAGCCTTAACTACTCGTTGATGGAAGAGCAATGGGGCGATAAAGAACGCGGCCGCTTTTCATATACCGACGTACCATTAGCAACCAATCAGCGCTGCTGTTGGATTACCTATACAAACAGCCGCGTACACGAAACACTCAAAGAAGGATTTGAAAGATCGCCCATGTTCACCGGTCGCATTAAAGGTTTAGGCCCGCGCTACTGTCCGTCTATAGAAGACAAAATAAACCGTTTTGCAGAGCGCGACCGCCACCAGATATTTGTTGAGCCTGAAGGTTGGAACACTGTAGAAATATACGTCAATGGCTTTTCAACTTCGCTGCCCGAGGATGTACAGTATAAAGCGCTGACACAAATACCCGGCTTTGAGACTGCAAAAATGTTTAGGCCCGGCTATGCTATCGAGTATGATTTCTTCCCGCCTACCCAGTTAAGTTTAACCTTGGAGACTAAATTGATAAGCAACTTATATTTTGCCGGACAAATTAACGGCACTACAGGTTACGAGGAAGCTGCCTCACAGGGTTTTATTGCAGGCATTAATGCGCATCAAAAAATCAACGATAAACACGAATTAATACTAAAAAGGTCGGAGTCATATATAGGTGTACTTATAGATGACCTCGTAACCAAGGGAACAGAAGAACCCTATCGTATGTTCACTTCAAGAGCCGAGCACCGACTGCTGCTTCGCCAGGATAACGCTGATATCCGGCTTAGTCCACTGGGACACGACCTTGGTTTGATAAGCGACGAACGATTGGACAAGGTAAACCGAAAGGTCAAAAATTCTGACGAGATAGTTGCTTATACAAAAAACAAGAGTATTAACCCTGCCGAAGTTAACGGCTTGTTAGAAGAAAACGGCACCTCTCCTATTAATCAGAGCGCCAAATTATTCAACTTATTAACCCGGCCGCAAATTGGCTTTAATGAGTTAAAGCGGGTAGATGCCTCATTGCAAGATAAGTTATCGCTTTATGATAAAGAAACTATTGAGCAAGCTGAAATAAAAATCAAGTACGAGAGTTACTTTATAAAAGAAATGGAAATTGTGGACCGGATGAAAAAAATGGAAGACCGGGAAATAAATCCGGATTTTAATTATCAACAGCTTGTTTCGCTTTCAAAAGAAGCGCGTGAAAAGCTGATGAGGATAAAACCCCGAACTTTAGGGCAGGCGTCCCGCATTTCGGGCGTTTCGCCGTCTGATGTATCGGTTTTAATGGTCCATGTGTCCAGGTAA